The genomic stretch CCCTCCGGTGCGGCCAGGTAATACTCTCAGGGGGTATGGGCCAGATGGAGATTAGCGAGGGCGAGCACGCACCGCCGGGATATCACGATGACAAGGACGCCGTCCTCAAACGACTGCGCCGCATTGAGGGCCAGGTCCGTGGCCTGCAACGCTTGGTCGAGGAGGATCAGTACTGCATCGACGTACTCACTCAGGTCTCAGCCACCACCAAGGCCCTCCAGGCGGTGGCCGTGCAACTGCTGGAAGGCCACCTGGGACACTGCGTCCACGAGGCCATCGCCGCTGGAGGCGACGAGGCGCGGGACAAGGTCGCCGAGGCCTCCCAGGCCATCGCCCGGCTGATGCGCACCTGATCCTGCACCCGCGTCTCCCGACACCTCGGTACGGCAACCAGAGTTCATACGGAACCACGAGGAACACCGGAGAACGGCACGGTGCGCTCATGGGCCTCGGCGCGACGTTGGGGGCGAGCCCTATAAGGAAGGTGGGGACTACCGGTCCCGGTAGCCCCCACCTTCCGCGGTGGGGCGTGCTTGATCAGCCCCACGCACGGGCCATGACGAGGAGACGGCGGTACGGATCGTCGTAAGGGGCCCTGAGGCCGATCGCCCACGGCCCGGCAATCCTCGGATCGCCGAGACCGAGTCGGCCGGCTGCGCGTTCCGGCCCGGTGGGGCTGTGACAGCAAGGGCCCGGCGCGACCGACTGCCTGCGGGAGCACTCGGTTCCCGCATCGCCTGGGGGAAATAGCCCCGGCGGGTCCGGCCAGCGTAGCCGGGGTGATCAGCGTCGATGTATCTGCGGTCCTGGCCGGACCGGGCGGTGTTGACGCCCCGGAGCAGGCGGGGCGCGCAGCCCGATGGGCGTGTCCCTGTCCAGGCGCCCGGTCAGTGGGCGTGGGCCGAAGCGCGGCCGGAGAGGGTGTAGCCGGCGTTGCCGATCGCGGCGCCGATGAGAGCGTCACTCGGCTCGGCGGTGGAGACCACCGTTACCAGGCCAGTGGCGGCATCGGCCTTCACCGCTTGCACACCGTCCATGGCGGAGACGGCCGCGGAGATGGACTGCTCGCAGTGACCGCAGGTCATACCGGTGACGGTGTACACGGTGGTGATGCCGGCAGCGAACGCGATGTCGGTCCCGCCGTCGGAATGGTGTCCCTCGGAGCTGCAGCACGACATGTGGGTATCTCCTGGTGGCACGAAATCGAAATACCCGGACGGGGTATTCGCGTGAGGCCCTTGTATACCCCCTACCCGTATTGATTCGCAAGGGTCGCGCGAGGGGAGGCTGGGTCTCGTGGCGGCAGGGCGACTGCGACTCACACGGGCAGGCCCTTGCGGCGGCCACACCCAGCCGAAAAGTCGCCCAGCCATCCGGAGGCCGACGCTACGCAAGCAGCTGCCGCTATACGGAGGAGCTGCAGGTGGCGTTCAACGCCGGGCGATCTCTTTGCCGAGTAATCGCCTGCCGTAGGCCTTACTGGCGCACGGCGAATTCGTGAGCGTACTGAGGATTGGCCACCCGCGTCCTGAGAATCGCGAATGTGTGTCGAGGCCTCGCCAAGGGCAGGTCGGCGGGCTAGTGTGCCGGTCGCAGCCCAAGATACGGGGCGGGGGTATCCGAATCTGTCTGACACGAGGAGGAGCGGTGCCTGCTGGCCGGCAGGCACCGGCCACCTTCCCGGCGGCCGGAGGGCTGGTGCTGACCTTGGCCGAGTTTGCCCGCCCCGGCCTGGGTGGACCTGCAGAAGACGCTCACAAACCCCGATCTCGGAGTGCCGTCCACCTGGTTCGGGCTGCTGATGGCGGCAGACCGGGAATTCGCCCTGGGGCCGGGGCAGCCGGGCTGTGCGAGCCGCTGACGGATCAGAGGGCCGAGTTGAAGGGAGGAAGTGCCGGGAAGCAAGCGCAAGAACGTGCCGGGGCGACCCCAGGCACCCATCTGGCGAGCGGTGATACGTCGCTGGACGCCGACGTTCGTACCGTGGCCCTTCGACCGGGCGTCATCTCTCGGGTGCAACCCAGCTGACAGCAGCAGATCTTCTTCTCGGTCACAGAGTTCCGCGTCACCACCTGCAACAGGCTGATGCGGAACCTGGTGGACCAGACCAAGGTGACCTCGGTGACGCAGTCCCGGAGCACGCCGGGCCGGTCAATTTCGGCCGGGTTGCCGGGGATGCCCCTGTGAACGCGGTGAGCCCTGTGGACCTCGTGCCTCCGTCGCCGGCGCCGGGAGCGGCCCTCGTTGTGGTCACCCATACCCCCCACATCCTGAATTCGCCCCAGCGTGACGGGCGAAGGAGAGAGAGTTTCCATGCGTAATCGACGACCCCGCGACCGCCGCCGCCGGATGAGCAAGCCGCGTCTCGCCATGTTCACGGCGCTCGCCGTGATCGGCGGGGGCGGCCTGTTCGGTCTGGTGGGCCAGAGTGCCTTCGCGCACCAGACCGGACAGCAGCGCGGAACCGGCGCCCAACAAGGGAGCCACGTCCTCCGCGGCCCCGGTGGTGTCCAGAGGGGAGGCCAGGGCGGCAACAACCGGCACCGCGGCAACCAGAACAACGGCAACAACGGCCAGGCCACAGCGTCACCGTCACCATCGGCCACGTCGACCGTCATCGGTCCTCTGGCCAGTGACTTCGTCGACATCACGAAGGTCGCCCCGAACGTCCGGAACAACGCTCCGAGGAAGGGGGCGAATGCCTCTTCCGGTACCTTCAGCTCCCGCTGCGGTGTCAATGCGGAGGGCCAGCACAACCCGGACAACGTGATCGTGGCCCCGGGCGTCGCGGACGGCGCCCAGCACACCCACGACTACGTCGGCAACGTCAAGGTGGACAACACCTCGAGCAACGGCACGCTGGCCGCGCAGGGCACCTCCTGCACCAACGGCGACCAGTCCGCGTACTACTGGCCGGTCCTGCGCGACCAGACGAAGCAGGGCGCGGACGCCAATCAGAAGGGCGGCGGCGCCGAGGGCAACATAGGTTCCGTCCTCACCCCGGCCTCAATCCAGATCACTTTCAAGGGCAACCCCACCAGCAAGGTGACCGCGATGCCGCGCTTCCTGCGGGTCATCACCGGTGACGCCAAGGCGTTCACCAACGGCACCAAGAACGCCAACGCCTCCTGGTCCTGCACCGGTTTCGAGAACAAGGTCCAGCTCAAGGACAAGTACCCGATCTGCCCGGCCGGCAGCAAGGTGGTCCGCAGCTTCGCGTTCTCCAGCTGCTGGGACGGCAGGAACATCGACAGCGCCGACCACCGCTCCCACATCGTCGGCGCCGACCCGAACACCGGAGCCTGCCCGCAGGGCTTCAAAGCTGTGCCGCAGCTGACCGAGCGGCTGACCTTCACGGAGCCGAACCGGACCAGGTTCGCGGTCGACTCCTTCCCCGGCCAGCAGCACGCCCCGGTCACCGACCACGCCGACTTCATCAACGTCATGAGTGACCAGCTCATGCGGCAGGCGGTGAACTGCATCAACT from Streptomyces mirabilis encodes the following:
- a CDS encoding DUF1996 domain-containing protein; amino-acid sequence: MRNRRPRDRRRRMSKPRLAMFTALAVIGGGGLFGLVGQSAFAHQTGQQRGTGAQQGSHVLRGPGGVQRGGQGGNNRHRGNQNNGNNGQATASPSPSATSTVIGPLASDFVDITKVAPNVRNNAPRKGANASSGTFSSRCGVNAEGQHNPDNVIVAPGVADGAQHTHDYVGNVKVDNTSSNGTLAAQGTSCTNGDQSAYYWPVLRDQTKQGADANQKGGGAEGNIGSVLTPASIQITFKGNPTSKVTAMPRFLRVITGDAKAFTNGTKNANASWSCTGFENKVQLKDKYPICPAGSKVVRSFAFSSCWDGRNIDSADHRSHIVGADPNTGACPQGFKAVPQLTERLTFTEPNRTRFAVDSFPGQQHAPVTDHADFINVMSDQLMRQAVNCINSGRRCG
- a CDS encoding metal-sensitive transcriptional regulator translates to MGQMEISEGEHAPPGYHDDKDAVLKRLRRIEGQVRGLQRLVEEDQYCIDVLTQVSATTKALQAVAVQLLEGHLGHCVHEAIAAGGDEARDKVAEASQAIARLMRT
- a CDS encoding heavy-metal-associated domain-containing protein, whose translation is MSCCSSEGHHSDGGTDIAFAAGITTVYTVTGMTCGHCEQSISAAVSAMDGVQAVKADAATGLVTVVSTAEPSDALIGAAIGNAGYTLSGRASAHAH